A section of the Methanosarcina mazei S-6 genome encodes:
- a CDS encoding ORC1-type DNA replication protein → MIKAQSLDGLFEKLLDGKSIFKNKEVLRPSYTPDLLLHRNDQINSLATILVSALRGETPSNVLIYGKTGTGKTAVTRYVGKELERVSEDKSIFCSVVYINCEVIDTQYRLLANLARHFEEEVPMTGWPTDQVFMKFKEAIDSREQVIIIILDEIDKLIKKGDDVLYNLSRINTDLRKAKVSMIGVSNDLKFTEFLDPRVKSSLGEEELIFPPYDAEQISDILKQRAKMAYNDGVLGEMVIPLCAAFAAQEHGDARRALDLLRVSGEIAERENQPQVLEEHVRRAQEKIEIDRVVEVVRTLPTQSKLVLYSIILLRNRGREGKNVTTGEMYNVYRQLCHHIDVDILTQRRVTDLMSELDMLGIVNAVVVSKGRYGRTKEISLSVPVENTRKVLLEDYRLKPLVDFKASVFNKMFS, encoded by the coding sequence ATGATAAAGGCTCAATCATTAGACGGCTTGTTCGAAAAATTACTTGACGGAAAGTCAATTTTCAAAAATAAAGAAGTCCTTCGTCCTTCTTATACTCCGGATCTGTTATTACACAGAAACGACCAGATAAACAGCCTTGCAACCATCCTGGTATCCGCGCTCAGGGGAGAAACTCCTTCAAATGTCCTGATTTACGGAAAAACAGGGACAGGAAAAACCGCAGTGACCAGATATGTAGGAAAAGAGCTCGAAAGAGTAAGTGAAGACAAATCAATTTTCTGTTCTGTTGTTTATATTAATTGTGAAGTGATCGACACCCAGTATCGGCTTCTTGCAAACCTTGCCAGGCATTTTGAAGAAGAGGTCCCTATGACCGGGTGGCCCACGGATCAGGTCTTTATGAAATTTAAAGAAGCAATCGATTCAAGGGAACAGGTTATTATTATCATTCTTGATGAAATTGACAAGCTGATAAAAAAAGGCGACGATGTTCTTTACAATCTTTCAAGGATTAATACCGATTTAAGGAAAGCCAAGGTTAGCATGATTGGAGTTTCCAATGACCTCAAATTCACGGAATTTCTCGACCCGAGAGTTAAAAGTTCTCTGGGCGAAGAAGAACTTATTTTTCCGCCTTATGATGCTGAACAGATCAGTGATATCCTGAAACAGAGGGCTAAAATGGCTTACAATGACGGAGTCCTGGGCGAAATGGTAATTCCGCTCTGTGCAGCCTTTGCAGCTCAGGAACACGGTGATGCCCGCCGTGCGCTTGACCTTCTGCGAGTTTCAGGAGAAATTGCTGAGAGAGAAAACCAGCCCCAGGTTCTTGAAGAACATGTAAGGCGCGCGCAGGAGAAAATTGAAATCGACCGTGTCGTGGAAGTTGTGCGGACCCTTCCCACCCAGTCCAAGCTTGTGCTCTACAGCATCATCCTGCTCAGAAACAGGGGAAGAGAAGGCAAAAATGTCACAACCGGCGAAATGTATAATGTTTACCGCCAGCTCTGTCATCACATTGATGTGGATATTCTTACCCAGCGCAGGGTTACTGACCTGATGTCAGAACTTGACATGCTCGGGATAGTCAATGCTGTGGTGGTAAGCAAAGGACGTTACGGAAGGACAAAAGAAATCTCTTTGAGTGTTCCCGTAGAAAACACCCGCAAAGTACTTCTTGAAGACTACAGACTTAAACCCCTTGTAGATTTCAAGGCTTCAGTGTTCAATAAAATGTTCTCATAA
- a CDS encoding dephospho-CoA kinase → MKIIAFVGMPASGKSEASRIAAEMGIPVIIMGDVIRKEVLKRGLEPNDSNTGMVATDLRKHEGMGAVARRCISQIRETGSELVVVDGVRGIAEVECFRKEFGKGFILISIYAPIEVRFSRVQKRGRSDDMNSIEGLRHRDERELSWGMGEAIDASNVEIENNFTLETFRKDVRDVLSNYLEADLEK, encoded by the coding sequence ATGAAGATAATTGCGTTTGTAGGCATGCCAGCTTCTGGGAAATCCGAGGCTTCCAGGATTGCTGCTGAGATGGGGATCCCTGTTATAATTATGGGTGACGTTATCAGGAAGGAAGTACTGAAGCGTGGGCTTGAACCCAATGATTCCAATACCGGAATGGTTGCAACAGATCTTCGCAAGCATGAAGGCATGGGTGCTGTTGCCAGAAGATGTATTTCTCAAATAAGAGAAACAGGCTCGGAACTTGTAGTTGTGGACGGTGTGCGCGGGATTGCTGAAGTTGAGTGTTTCAGGAAGGAATTCGGAAAAGGCTTTATCCTGATTTCCATTTACGCTCCCATTGAAGTACGCTTCTCCAGGGTACAGAAGAGGGGGAGAAGTGACGATATGAACAGTATCGAAGGCCTTCGCCATAGAGATGAAAGGGAACTCAGCTGGGGCATGGGAGAAGCCATAGATGCTTCCAATGTAGAAATTGAAAATAACTTCACGCTTGAGACTTTCAGAAAAGATGTTAGAGACGTTTTGAGTAACTATTTAGAGGCTGATCTGGAAAAATAA